Proteins encoded together in one Synechococcales cyanobacterium T60_A2020_003 window:
- a CDS encoding DUF4327 family protein, producing MLNTTAYSIDTIRDEVRHLTEQKVLDRHQPIYTTLCRYFPSREWVCIECELEQNDFLMRDRIGDLIGQETWGDD from the coding sequence ATGCTGAATACAACCGCGTATTCTATTGACACGATTCGTGATGAAGTGCGCCATTTAACTGAGCAAAAAGTGCTGGATCGTCACCAACCCATCTACACTACTCTATGCCGCTATTTCCCTTCGCGTGAGTGGGTTTGCATTGAGTGTGAGTTAGAGCAAAATGACTTCCTCATGCGCGATCGCATTGGCGATTTAATTGGGCAGGAAACGTGGGGTGATGATTAG
- a CDS encoding antibiotic biosynthesis monooxygenase, whose protein sequence is MNDFQDFLTRDCAYVAIGEFKPGKFAEARILYEEAVSTYADGFKGAYLLQEPGSDRGISIILWKSVEDMEANQTEVYNAILKKMAPLFAQTPETQIYEVMCAVHP, encoded by the coding sequence ATGAATGATTTCCAGGATTTTCTAACACGGGACTGTGCCTACGTAGCCATTGGTGAATTTAAACCTGGAAAATTTGCAGAAGCACGGATTCTCTACGAAGAGGCTGTGTCTACCTACGCCGATGGATTTAAGGGAGCTTACCTGCTGCAAGAACCGGGGAGCGATCGCGGCATTTCCATCATTCTCTGGAAGAGTGTGGAGGATATGGAGGCGAACCAAACCGAGGTATATAATGCCATTCTGAAAAAAATGGCTCCTCTGTTTGCCCAAACCCCTGAAACCCAGATCTATGAGGTGATGTGTGCGGTACACCCTTAA
- a CDS encoding rhodanese-related sulfurtransferase, which produces MAIAIITFYKFVSLPDYAEQRDVLHSLCDQQGVKGTILLAEEGINGTLAGSPEAIDTVLATLREDSRFADLDWKRSLADKMPFERLKVKLKREIVTFGVPEANPTHLVGTYVEPQDWNALISDPEVVVIDTRNEYEVAIGTFQRAKNPSTRSFREFPDYVQQTLDPTKHRKVAMFCTGGIRCEKASSYMLSQGFEEVYHLKGGILKYLEEVPPDESLWQGECFVFDQRVAVQHGVAPGSYDSCRGCGRPISEADKIHPDYEEGVCCAHCAGSLTDEQKAGHRERMRQLRYAGRSPAH; this is translated from the coding sequence ATGGCGATCGCAATTATCACCTTCTATAAATTTGTGTCCTTGCCAGATTATGCAGAGCAGCGAGATGTTCTACATTCTCTCTGCGACCAGCAGGGCGTAAAAGGCACCATTCTCTTAGCCGAAGAGGGCATTAATGGAACTCTTGCTGGTTCTCCAGAGGCAATAGACACCGTTCTGGCTACCCTCCGCGAAGACAGCCGTTTTGCTGACTTAGACTGGAAGCGATCGCTGGCTGACAAGATGCCCTTTGAACGGCTGAAGGTAAAGCTCAAGCGTGAGATCGTCACCTTTGGCGTACCGGAGGCCAACCCGACCCACCTCGTAGGAACCTATGTGGAACCGCAGGATTGGAATGCCTTAATTTCCGATCCAGAGGTGGTGGTGATCGATACGCGCAATGAGTATGAAGTGGCGATCGGCACGTTTCAGCGGGCGAAAAATCCCAGCACCCGGTCTTTCCGTGAATTTCCAGACTACGTGCAGCAGACCCTAGATCCGACAAAGCACCGTAAAGTCGCCATGTTTTGTACGGGGGGAATTCGGTGTGAAAAGGCTTCGTCCTATATGCTTTCCCAAGGCTTTGAAGAGGTCTATCACCTGAAAGGTGGCATTCTGAAATATTTGGAAGAGGTGCCGCCCGATGAAAGCCTGTGGCAAGGCGAATGCTTTGTATTTGATCAGCGGGTAGCGGTGCAGCATGGCGTTGCTCCCGGCTCCTACGATAGCTGTCGGGGATGCGGTCGCCCGATCTCAGAGGCGGATAAAATCCATCCTGACTATGAAGAGGGGGTCTGCTGCGCCCACTGTGCGGGCAGCCTGACAGACGAGCAAAAAGCCGGACATCGAGAACGGATGCGCCAACTTCGGTATGCAGGGCGATCGCCCGCCCATTAA
- a CDS encoding caspase family protein: MGLKRRAFLQQSAVVLASLGVSQVGLSTLATQYQQALAQPARRKLALLVGINHYPESVSDRTPAWGSALNGCLTDVRLQQELLVSRFGFQPSDVLTVTDEQATREGIEAAFLDHLTRQVHPGDIVVVHFSGLGSRVKVVDSAAPTQIVEYNSFVPIDGVLPTEENPVINDLLEDTIALLLRSLSTDQIVTVFDVGYGQPLDQIEGGTLRLRSRPATPTGTLRGDAIERQELLLTNLKLTRKQLQAQITTIPAFTQMPGLVLAAAHPGQAVVEGQWQGFNAGLFTYALTQYLWRSTPDTTLKTALSRVDGMVSQVMGDRQQPWIAGLKASEKSLLPYYSTPVWPMGADGVVQAIDADNKTIKIWLAGMPAPLLGSYEVNSLLTIERQADPSAETAADPELLVQVRSQDGLLLKVRPVSSESLRLAQILQPGQPIREYVRVLPRNVGLTVALDNSLERVERVDATSAFAAIPGVSSVVGGEQPADCLFGKIDTSADSLTASLPSEPGAIADTPSNPQPINTRKGYGLFYLGHTAMPNTMANSDEAVKTAVNRLTPKLHTLLSTKLLRLTENSGSSRLGVRAVLEMVTPQERILAQQETSRAPWELPQGRLTELFTSTGEVPVLEAGSHIQYRLQNYSDRPVYFLLLGLDTVGNAVAFYPTAAILDSSSMGFQQVLNTSVIPAGEIVTLPQSNLAPAWVIQEPTGIAETYVIFSRRPLTQSFTILAEIIRATNRSRRSSQLSQPLAVAQAVLEDIHNASQPLPPTVDIPDDSFALDVNAWATFNFVYRIAEATA; the protein is encoded by the coding sequence GTGGGATTGAAGCGACGAGCCTTTCTTCAGCAGTCAGCAGTGGTGCTAGCCAGCCTTGGAGTGAGCCAGGTTGGACTGTCTACCCTCGCGACTCAGTACCAGCAGGCTCTCGCCCAACCCGCTCGACGCAAGTTAGCGCTACTCGTTGGCATTAACCATTACCCTGAGTCGGTGAGCGATCGCACCCCGGCTTGGGGTTCCGCTTTAAATGGCTGCTTGACCGATGTGCGGCTCCAGCAAGAACTGTTAGTATCTCGGTTTGGGTTCCAGCCCAGCGATGTCTTGACCGTGACGGATGAACAGGCCACGCGTGAAGGCATCGAAGCCGCGTTTCTGGATCATCTAACGCGGCAGGTACATCCCGGCGATATTGTGGTGGTTCATTTCAGCGGGTTGGGAAGTCGGGTTAAGGTCGTGGATAGCGCGGCTCCGACGCAGATTGTGGAGTACAACAGTTTTGTGCCCATTGATGGCGTTTTACCCACCGAAGAGAATCCGGTTATTAATGATCTGCTGGAAGATACGATTGCGCTGTTGCTGCGATCGCTCTCGACGGATCAAATCGTCACCGTTTTCGATGTCGGCTACGGTCAGCCCCTAGATCAGATCGAAGGGGGAACCCTCCGCCTGCGATCGCGCCCCGCTACACCGACGGGAACGTTACGAGGCGACGCGATCGAACGGCAAGAATTATTACTCACGAATCTTAAACTAACGCGCAAACAGCTCCAAGCTCAGATCACCACGATACCAGCCTTTACTCAAATGCCGGGGTTGGTTCTGGCAGCGGCGCATCCAGGACAAGCCGTTGTGGAGGGGCAGTGGCAGGGATTCAATGCCGGACTGTTCACCTATGCGCTGACTCAATATTTATGGCGTTCTACCCCAGACACCACATTAAAAACAGCCCTGAGCCGCGTGGATGGCATGGTCAGCCAAGTGATGGGCGATCGCCAACAACCCTGGATTGCAGGACTGAAGGCGTCTGAAAAATCGTTGTTGCCCTACTACTCAACGCCCGTTTGGCCGATGGGGGCGGATGGCGTGGTGCAAGCGATCGATGCCGACAACAAAACGATTAAAATCTGGCTTGCTGGAATGCCTGCCCCGTTGCTGGGTTCCTATGAAGTGAACTCGCTGTTAACCATTGAAAGACAAGCAGACCCAAGTGCGGAAACGGCAGCAGATCCTGAATTGCTGGTGCAGGTGCGATCGCAGGATGGATTGCTATTAAAAGTGCGTCCCGTCAGCAGTGAATCGTTGCGCCTTGCTCAAATCCTTCAGCCTGGACAGCCCATTCGCGAGTATGTGCGGGTTCTGCCTCGAAATGTGGGGCTGACCGTGGCTCTGGATAACAGTCTAGAACGAGTGGAACGGGTGGATGCCACTAGCGCCTTTGCCGCGATTCCGGGCGTATCCTCCGTGGTAGGTGGTGAGCAACCTGCCGATTGTCTATTTGGAAAAATTGACACGTCCGCCGACTCCCTGACCGCATCATTACCCAGTGAACCGGGGGCGATCGCCGACACCCCGTCCAATCCCCAACCAATTAATACTCGTAAAGGATACGGCTTGTTCTATCTGGGGCACACCGCTATGCCCAACACCATGGCCAACTCAGACGAAGCGGTGAAAACTGCTGTCAATCGTCTTACTCCCAAACTCCATACCCTGCTCAGTACAAAGTTGTTGCGTCTGACCGAAAATTCCGGATCATCGCGCCTCGGTGTACGGGCGGTGTTGGAAATGGTCACGCCCCAGGAACGGATTTTGGCGCAGCAGGAAACCAGTCGGGCACCGTGGGAACTCCCCCAGGGACGCTTAACCGAATTATTTACCAGCACGGGTGAAGTTCCAGTATTAGAGGCGGGCAGTCACATCCAATACCGACTGCAAAACTACAGCGATCGCCCTGTGTACTTCCTATTATTAGGACTAGACACCGTAGGCAATGCCGTTGCATTCTATCCCACGGCGGCTATTCTCGACAGTTCGTCTATGGGCTTCCAGCAGGTGCTGAACACGAGCGTCATCCCCGCAGGCGAAATCGTGACCTTACCCCAAAGCAACCTGGCGCCGGCTTGGGTGATTCAAGAGCCAACGGGCATTGCGGAAACCTACGTCATCTTCAGCCGTCGTCCGCTGACCCAAAGCTTTACGATCCTGGCCGAAATTATTCGAGCCACCAATCGTTCTCGCCGCTCTAGCCAACTATCTCAACCACTGGCGGTGGCGCAAGCGGTTCTAGAAGATATTCACAACGCCAGCCAGCCGTTGCCCCCCACGGTTGATATTCCTGACGATAGCTTTGCCCTGGATGTCAATGCTTGGGCAACATTTAATTTCGTGTATCGGATCGCGGAGGCAACAGCATAG
- the sat gene encoding sulfate adenylyltransferase, producing the protein MSQYTGIAPHGGTLINRIATPDQRAEFLSKADSLPRITIDQRAVSDLEMIAIGGFSPLDGFMGQKDYNAVVQEMHLANGLPWAIPVTLSVSEEVAAPLTEGMQIRLDDAEGRFVGVLELTEKYHYDKLQEAIHVYRTNEEKHPGVKVVYEQGPVNLAGPVWLMQRDPHPLFPTYQIDPAESRQLFKERGWKTVVGFQTRNPIHRAHEYIQKCALETVDGLFLHPLVGATKSDDIPADVRMRCYEIMLEHYFPHDRVILAINPSAMRYAGPREAIFHALIRKNYGCTHFIVGRDHAGVGDYYGTYDAQYIFDEFDPAALGIVPMKFEHAFYCTRTQSMATTKTSPSTPEQRIHLSGTKVREMLRRGELPPPEFSRPEVAAELAKVMKVPVEA; encoded by the coding sequence TTGAGTCAATACACGGGTATTGCGCCCCATGGCGGAACGTTAATTAACCGAATTGCTACGCCCGACCAGCGAGCAGAGTTTCTGAGCAAGGCCGACAGCTTACCTCGAATCACCATCGATCAGCGGGCTGTTTCTGATCTGGAAATGATTGCGATCGGTGGATTTAGCCCCTTGGATGGCTTCATGGGTCAGAAGGACTACAACGCCGTAGTCCAGGAGATGCATCTGGCAAACGGTCTCCCCTGGGCAATCCCCGTGACCCTATCCGTCAGCGAAGAGGTTGCGGCTCCCCTAACCGAGGGAATGCAGATTCGCTTGGATGACGCCGAGGGTCGATTTGTCGGTGTTTTAGAACTGACCGAGAAGTATCACTACGACAAGCTTCAAGAGGCGATTCACGTCTACCGCACCAACGAAGAGAAGCATCCTGGCGTAAAAGTGGTGTACGAGCAAGGGCCTGTAAACCTGGCTGGCCCCGTGTGGTTGATGCAGCGGGATCCCCATCCCCTGTTCCCCACCTACCAGATTGATCCTGCCGAGTCGCGCCAGTTGTTCAAAGAGCGGGGCTGGAAAACGGTTGTGGGCTTCCAAACCCGAAACCCGATTCACCGTGCCCACGAGTACATTCAAAAGTGTGCGCTGGAAACGGTAGATGGTCTGTTCCTGCACCCTCTGGTGGGTGCCACCAAGAGCGACGACATTCCCGCTGATGTGCGGATGCGCTGCTACGAAATCATGCTGGAGCACTACTTCCCCCACGATCGCGTCATTCTGGCGATCAATCCGTCCGCGATGCGCTATGCAGGCCCACGGGAAGCCATTTTCCATGCCCTGATCCGCAAAAACTATGGTTGCACCCACTTCATTGTTGGACGTGATCATGCGGGCGTAGGCGACTATTATGGAACATATGACGCTCAATACATCTTTGATGAATTTGATCCTGCTGCTTTAGGGATCGTTCCAATGAAGTTTGAGCATGCTTTCTACTGCACTCGTACTCAGTCGATGGCGACGACAAAGACCAGTCCCAGCACACCAGAGCAGCGGATTCATTTGTCGGGTACGAAGGTACGGGAGATGCTGCGCCGTGGTGAATTGCCACCGCCAGAGTTCTCTCGTCCTGAAGTTGCAGCGGAACTGGCAAAAGTCATGAAGGTTCCTGTTGAAGCATAG
- the mnmA gene encoding tRNA 2-thiouridine(34) synthase MnmA, producing MEKVVVGLSGGVDSSVAAASLHHQGYDVIGLTLWLMKGKGQCCSDGMVDAARICEQLGVEHLIVDIRDTFQENIVDYLVSGYEAGVTPLPCSQCNRAVKFGPMLRYAQEELGVPKIATGHYARIKYDAASDRYQLLRAIDRIKDQSYFLYDLTQDLLAGTLFPLGEHTKVETRRLAAEFGLSTAEKPESQDLCLIEAHGSMQTFLEQYLAPKPGDIVDQSGKVLGHHTGIHNYTIGQRKGLGVAASHPLYVIGFNVGRNQVIVGDRASAFHPECTVKRVNWVAIVPPTTPIRAAAQIRYRSPAVPATIVPFSSDGGDDRVKIVFDDPQFSITPGQAAVWYDLESNSILLGGGIIEPLASTHPA from the coding sequence ATGGAAAAAGTCGTCGTTGGGCTATCGGGAGGCGTAGACAGTTCTGTTGCCGCCGCTAGCTTGCACCATCAAGGATATGACGTGATTGGTCTAACCCTTTGGCTAATGAAGGGGAAAGGTCAGTGCTGCTCAGATGGCATGGTGGATGCGGCGCGAATTTGTGAACAACTCGGCGTTGAACATTTAATTGTCGATATCCGCGATACGTTTCAGGAAAACATCGTGGATTATCTGGTGTCTGGGTATGAAGCAGGAGTGACTCCTCTCCCTTGCTCCCAGTGCAATCGCGCTGTCAAATTTGGCCCCATGCTGCGCTATGCCCAGGAGGAACTCGGTGTTCCCAAAATTGCCACGGGTCACTACGCCCGGATCAAGTATGATGCGGCGAGCGATCGCTACCAGCTTCTACGCGCCATCGATAGGATCAAAGATCAGTCCTATTTCCTCTACGACCTCACCCAAGATCTCCTGGCAGGGACGCTATTTCCGTTGGGAGAGCATACCAAGGTGGAAACCCGCCGTCTGGCAGCGGAGTTTGGCTTGTCCACAGCGGAGAAACCGGAAAGCCAAGATCTCTGCCTCATTGAAGCCCACGGTTCCATGCAAACCTTCCTGGAACAGTACCTTGCCCCCAAGCCCGGAGACATTGTCGATCAGTCGGGGAAAGTCTTAGGACACCACACAGGCATTCACAATTACACCATCGGTCAACGCAAGGGATTGGGTGTTGCGGCTTCCCATCCGCTGTATGTGATTGGCTTTAATGTGGGACGTAATCAGGTGATTGTGGGCGATCGCGCCAGTGCCTTCCATCCCGAATGTACAGTCAAGCGGGTGAACTGGGTAGCGATCGTCCCTCCGACAACGCCGATTCGGGCAGCGGCACAAATCCGATATCGTTCGCCTGCAGTTCCAGCCACCATTGTTCCTTTTTCTTCCGATGGTGGAGATGATCGGGTCAAGATTGTGTTCGACGACCCTCAGTTCAGTATTACGCCAGGGCAAGCTGCCGTTTGGTATGACTTAGAGAGCAATTCAATACTGCTCGGTGGCGGCATTATTGAGCCTCTCGCGTCAACACACCCAGCATGA